The following coding sequences lie in one Pseudoalteromonas sp. Scap06 genomic window:
- a CDS encoding methyl-accepting chemotaxis protein, which yields MLLKRKVYLSLILAVVAPLAISTLIFSNSIRSNTEEKLAKVDLPTALSEVKSQIELELSTPIIVGKEIAQNLFVQQWMNNNEDAQSRGKFIDYLKHIKNKNQASNAFIISKNSRNYYTDEGISRQIDSSDTWFDFFLASDRPFEVALDIDKGSSEVMVFINYAIEFDGQRQGIAGIGRSLDSMVDLISEYRIGEGGIVYLASGSGEIMLHGDKTKIGQSVDLAPIKNGAIQSKVIDGDDYVVSSTPVNSLGWHLVAEIPQEQLYGPINSAISTNIIFGVIIALVGLALARVLVGQIFRPIESITAAVNALTEKDGDLTARLPTDDNNEISDLAIKFNLFLEQLHYMFKQVSESAIHVKGISQDVLEQVQGAANLAEVQSSSTQTVAAAVNEMEVTVQDISGSASNAADIATKTEETTHKGVDFVQSTIKQMEQLEASMANSVASVLELSTEIKSISHVLDVIKGISEQTNLLALNAAIEAARAGEQGRGFAVVADEVRTLAQRTAESTEQINEMIASLNAKASSTVTAIELGSKNTLENAERLKETGHTLNGISQEIVLLSELNNSVATATREQTLATSEISQNIVMISDSAEQTKENMKKSEQLCSGLNKESNILRDLLGKFTL from the coding sequence ATGTTATTGAAACGAAAAGTATACCTCAGTCTTATTCTGGCTGTTGTTGCTCCTTTAGCAATATCTACTCTAATATTTTCCAATAGTATTCGCTCAAATACAGAAGAAAAGCTAGCTAAAGTAGATCTACCTACAGCGCTTAGTGAAGTGAAAAGCCAAATTGAATTGGAGCTTTCGACACCCATTATTGTAGGCAAGGAAATAGCGCAAAACTTATTTGTTCAACAATGGATGAATAATAATGAAGATGCGCAAAGCCGTGGAAAATTTATTGATTACCTCAAACATATAAAAAATAAAAACCAAGCCAGTAACGCATTTATTATTTCTAAAAACTCCCGCAACTATTACACCGATGAGGGTATTTCCAGACAAATAGACAGCAGTGATACTTGGTTTGATTTTTTTTTAGCATCGGATAGGCCATTTGAAGTTGCGCTCGACATAGATAAAGGCAGCTCTGAGGTAATGGTATTTATTAATTATGCCATTGAGTTTGATGGGCAACGACAAGGAATTGCCGGAATAGGCCGTTCGCTCGATTCTATGGTGGATCTCATAAGCGAATATAGAATAGGTGAGGGCGGTATAGTTTATTTGGCCTCTGGTAGTGGCGAGATTATGCTGCATGGTGATAAAACTAAAATAGGTCAATCAGTTGACTTGGCGCCGATTAAAAATGGGGCAATTCAAAGTAAAGTAATTGATGGTGATGACTATGTTGTTTCAAGTACGCCAGTAAACTCATTAGGCTGGCACTTAGTCGCTGAAATTCCCCAAGAGCAATTATATGGCCCAATTAATAGCGCTATTAGTACTAATATCATTTTTGGTGTAATTATTGCGCTTGTAGGTTTAGCGTTAGCACGCGTGTTGGTAGGGCAAATATTTAGGCCAATCGAAAGCATTACTGCAGCAGTGAATGCGTTAACAGAAAAAGATGGCGATTTAACGGCGCGACTTCCTACTGACGATAATAATGAAATTTCCGATTTAGCGATTAAGTTTAATCTGTTTTTAGAGCAGTTACATTATATGTTTAAACAGGTTTCTGAGTCGGCAATTCATGTTAAAGGTATTTCCCAAGATGTACTTGAGCAAGTACAAGGAGCGGCTAATTTAGCTGAGGTACAGTCATCGAGTACACAAACGGTGGCGGCAGCGGTTAATGAGATGGAAGTTACGGTTCAAGATATTTCTGGCAGTGCCAGCAATGCGGCAGATATTGCTACTAAAACCGAAGAGACTACACATAAAGGCGTTGATTTTGTGCAAAGCACAATTAAACAAATGGAGCAGCTGGAAGCATCGATGGCCAATTCTGTGGCCTCAGTGTTAGAGCTCTCGACAGAGATTAAATCAATTTCTCATGTATTGGATGTTATTAAAGGGATTTCTGAGCAAACTAACTTATTGGCGTTAAATGCGGCAATTGAAGCGGCGAGAGCTGGCGAGCAAGGGCGTGGCTTTGCAGTAGTTGCTGATGAAGTGAGAACGCTTGCACAGCGTACTGCGGAGTCTACAGAGCAAATTAATGAGATGATTGCTTCGTTAAATGCTAAAGCTTCAAGCACGGTAACTGCGATTGAATTGGGTAGCAAAAACACCTTAGAAAATGCCGAGCGATTAAAAGAAACAGGCCATACATTAAATGGTATTTCACAGGAAATTGTACTGTTAAGCGAGTTAAATAACTCAGTGGCTACCGCAACGAGAGAGCAAACGTTAGCAACCTCAGAAATTAGCCAAAATATTGTGATGATTTCCGACTCGGCAGAGCAAACCAAAGAAAATATGAAAAAGTCAGAGCAGCTTTGTAGTGGCTTAAATAAAGAGTCGAATATTTTAAGGGATTTACTAGGTAAGTTTACGCTTTAA
- a CDS encoding YqaE/Pmp3 family membrane protein: MDIIRIIFSILLPPLGVFLQVGLGMHFWLNILLTLLGYFPGLIHAIYIIAKK, translated from the coding sequence ATGGATATCATCAGAATTATTTTTTCTATTTTATTACCACCACTGGGTGTATTTTTACAGGTGGGGTTAGGGATGCACTTTTGGTTAAATATTTTGCTAACCTTGCTCGGCTATTTCCCAGGACTAATTCATGCGATTTATATTATCGCCAAAAAATAA
- a CDS encoding BON domain-containing protein, with the protein MKTFNKSMIAALVLGTTAMGAQASSWENESKDAWIDGKAETVLLMNTNLNNFDINTDVKNGKVMLTGKVNSDVDKELAEELVLSLDGVTDVENSLTVVKNTDMKKHDSKMMGNDTESDLTDAKITTVITTRYLFDSEVGGTDIDVDTDNGVVTLKGSVESDAEKQLAMEIAKNAEDVREVVDELTVIAE; encoded by the coding sequence ATGAAAACATTTAATAAGTCTATGATTGCAGCCCTAGTATTAGGAACAACCGCAATGGGCGCTCAAGCAAGCAGTTGGGAAAACGAAAGCAAAGATGCTTGGATTGATGGAAAGGCAGAAACAGTACTGCTGATGAACACCAATCTAAACAACTTTGATATCAACACGGACGTAAAAAACGGCAAGGTAATGCTAACAGGTAAAGTAAACAGCGACGTAGATAAAGAGCTTGCTGAAGAACTCGTGCTAAGCCTAGATGGTGTAACTGACGTTGAAAACAGTCTAACTGTGGTAAAAAACACCGACATGAAGAAGCATGATTCTAAAATGATGGGTAACGACACGGAAAGTGATTTGACCGATGCCAAAATCACAACAGTTATCACAACGCGTTACTTATTTGATTCTGAAGTAGGTGGTACAGACATTGATGTTGATACCGATAATGGTGTAGTAACTCTTAAAGGTTCAGTTGAGTCTGATGCTGAAAAGCAATTAGCGATGGAAATTGCTAAAAACGCAGAAGATGTTCGCGAAGTAGTTGATGAATTAACTGTTATTGCAGAATAA
- a CDS encoding LiaF domain-containing protein has protein sequence MSVKIEDRPIEQVREQVIDQLIYNYSHGVISVEAFERRLDDAMAASNNNALMALVEDLTLNTDQQYKAQKHSQFSPNYGAQHKGSEEPLTLRSILGSSERSGQWVVPQKIYIENYMGSINLDFTDAIFTHQHVTIHVNCYLGSEEIYVPEHVNVVSKMFCILGSFENKTVSLNKRQGPTIQIEGKTVLGSVEVKVKRTIKEKFISFANDLKTQLGMNGKHY, from the coding sequence ATGTCTGTTAAAATTGAAGACCGCCCTATCGAGCAAGTTCGTGAGCAAGTAATTGATCAACTCATTTATAATTACAGCCATGGTGTCATTTCTGTAGAAGCATTTGAAAGGCGCTTAGACGATGCAATGGCAGCGAGTAACAATAACGCGCTTATGGCCCTTGTTGAAGATTTAACCTTAAATACTGATCAGCAATATAAGGCGCAAAAGCACTCGCAGTTTTCACCTAACTATGGTGCGCAGCATAAGGGGAGTGAAGAGCCACTCACATTAAGAAGCATTCTTGGCTCAAGTGAACGAAGCGGCCAATGGGTCGTTCCTCAAAAAATTTATATAGAAAACTACATGGGGTCAATCAATCTTGATTTTACGGATGCTATTTTTACCCACCAACATGTCACTATTCACGTTAATTGTTACCTCGGCAGCGAAGAAATATATGTACCTGAGCACGTTAATGTAGTTTCTAAAATGTTTTGTATTTTAGGCAGTTTTGAAAATAAAACAGTTTCACTCAATAAACGCCAAGGGCCAACGATTCAAATTGAAGGAAAAACTGTTTTAGGCTCTGTGGAAGTTAAAGTTAAACGCACTATTAAAGAAAAATTTATTAGCTTTGCAAATGATCTGAAAACTCAACTTGGCATGAATGGTAAACATTATTAA
- a CDS encoding VOC family protein produces MKLEHVNLVVSDINAMLKFYQAAFPYWSIRSEGEGTWYGKARRWVHFGDNDQYIAISDHGEGKNRDLSGHQIGLAHFAYITNNLNAVIARLKHAGFEISKQGAVNPFRKNIYYIDPAGFEVEFVEYMSDVPSERNNDL; encoded by the coding sequence ATGAAATTAGAACACGTAAATTTAGTTGTCAGTGATATAAACGCCATGCTTAAGTTTTACCAAGCAGCGTTTCCCTATTGGTCAATTAGAAGTGAGGGAGAAGGAACCTGGTATGGTAAAGCAAGGCGCTGGGTACATTTTGGTGATAACGATCAATATATTGCTATAAGTGATCACGGTGAAGGGAAAAACCGTGACTTATCAGGGCATCAAATTGGTTTGGCACACTTTGCTTATATAACCAATAACTTAAATGCAGTAATAGCGCGCCTAAAGCATGCGGGCTTTGAAATAAGTAAGCAAGGCGCTGTAAATCCATTTAGAAAGAACATTTATTATATTGATCCCGCAGGGTTTGAGGTTGAGTTTGTAGAGTACATGAGTGATGTACCTAGTGAGCGAAATAACGACTTATAA
- the suhB gene encoding inositol-1-monophosphatase yields the protein MHPMLNIAVRAARNAGKLILRASEDLSKVEVQQKGTNDLVTNIDKEAEAVIRDTILRSYPDHCIVGEELGEHKGKDADYQWIVDPLDGTTNFIKGIPHFAVSIALKVKGRLDQAVIYDPIRGELFTASRGQGAQLNSKRLRVSKTVELAGSVLATGFPFKQKHHLDAYSEAFKALFVHTADIRRAGSASLDMAYVAAGRVDGFFEIGLKPWDTAAGELLVKEAGGMIVDFAGGNNYNVSGNVICGAPKLTQAIVREMRPVLSESLLR from the coding sequence ATGCATCCAATGTTAAACATTGCGGTTCGCGCTGCGCGTAACGCAGGCAAACTTATTCTTCGTGCAAGTGAAGACTTATCAAAAGTTGAAGTGCAACAAAAAGGCACCAATGATTTAGTTACTAACATTGATAAAGAAGCCGAAGCCGTAATTCGTGACACTATTTTACGTTCTTACCCTGATCACTGCATAGTTGGTGAAGAGTTAGGCGAACACAAAGGTAAGGATGCTGATTACCAATGGATTGTTGACCCACTTGATGGCACAACTAACTTCATCAAGGGTATCCCTCATTTCGCAGTATCTATTGCACTTAAAGTTAAAGGTCGTTTAGACCAAGCCGTAATTTACGATCCAATTCGTGGCGAGCTTTTCACTGCTTCTCGCGGTCAAGGCGCACAGTTAAACAGCAAACGTTTACGTGTATCTAAAACTGTTGAACTTGCTGGTTCTGTTCTTGCTACAGGCTTTCCTTTCAAACAAAAGCATCACTTAGATGCATACTCTGAAGCGTTTAAAGCGTTATTTGTTCACACGGCTGATATTCGTCGTGCAGGCTCTGCTTCGCTAGATATGGCGTATGTTGCAGCAGGTCGTGTTGATGGCTTCTTTGAAATTGGTTTAAAACCTTGGGATACAGCAGCAGGCGAGCTATTAGTTAAAGAAGCTGGCGGCATGATTGTTGATTTTGCTGGCGGTAATAACTACAACGTGAGCGGTAACGTAATCTGTGGTGCACCTAAGCTAACACAGGCGATTGTTCGCGAAATGCGCCCAGTATTATCTGAGTCGTTATTACGTTAA